A stretch of DNA from Geminocystis sp. M7585_C2015_104:
CGGAGGTAGTAGTAGCTTTTTCCCTCTCCAGTTTTTCCCGTTGTTGCAGAGGTATTCGACTCTGACTAAACTGAGATGCCTGTAGCAGTTGACTCAAACTGTTTACGGAAAAGAAAACAATCAGGAAATAGGAAAGGTAGAGATATTTAGGAGACAAACGCCAACTTAAATGGAATCTGAGGAGATTTTTTTTATTCTTCCTACCCACGTCTGGTTTATTCCTTTGCAGAGGGAAATCTTTGACCAATTCTTCCCCATTGAGTCTCAGTGCTTTACAATATTGAACCAGGAGTTGTCTGATGAAAAAAGGCTCGGGCAAACGGGTTAAATCCCCATTTTCTAAGGCTTGAATTGTGCCTCTGGGGATGTGTAATATTCTGCTAACTGTCTCCAAATCATAGTTAAATTCTCTCCGTTTTTCCCTCAAAATGTTGCCAATGGCACTCAGTTTTTCTCTTCTAATGGCATCATAGTCTATGTTAGTAGCAGCTGGCGGAGACTTAGGCTTGAATAAATTTAACCTATCTAACAACATAATTCCTCACCTAATAGTTTCAACTGACTGCAGACAAGCCAATAAGACTTCTCAGTTTAGAGACTTCCCAAGGTGTCAGATGACGATAACAACCGGAAGGAAGAGAATCAAGAGAAAGAAAAGCAATGGCCTTCCGGTGTAAACTAATAACAGGATACCCAAATAAGTCGGCGATGCGACGGATTTGACGATTTCTTCCCTCCCTCAACACCATTTCCATCTCTGTTTTCCCCTCGTCTCGATGAATAATTTTAATGGTGGCAGGAAGAGTCTGTTTCCCCTCCCACATAAAACCCCTACGCCATTTTTCTATCAACTCGTCTGGGAAATACCCCCTCACCCTAACAAGATAGGTTTTCGGGAGATGATAACGGGGATGGGTCAGGCCCAACGTCAAGGCTCCATCATTGGTTAAAATTAAAGCACCGGTGGTTTCCTTATCCAGTCTACCCACTGGATGAATTCCATATCCTCTCTGTAGTTTTTTAGGTAACAGGTCTATTACCGTCTTTCTCCCCTGGGGATCATAACAACTACAAATGTAGCCTCTAGGCTTATGGAGCAGTAAATAGACTAAACGGGGGCGGGAATTCAAGGTTAAGACTGTTCCATCGACTTCTATTATATCTCGGCTAGGGTCGGCGGTGGCGCCCAATGAAGCTATTTTCCCATTCACTTTCACTCTTTTCTGACGAATCATCTCTTCCCCCTCTCGTCGGGAAGCTATTCCCCACTGACTCAAAATTTTTTGTACCCTTTCTGGCATAATTCCCCTTTATAACCTTTCCTACTAAAATGTTAACCAACTTGCCCTCTTCTATCTTCTTTTAACCTCAATGATTAAACACAAATCCCAATTCATATCTAATATTCTTTCCCCTGCCATTCGACTGTGGTTGCGCTCACAGCTCACCAGTGTTGATAATATTAAACTAGACATACAGGCTGGGGATAAAGACATTTTAAAAGGCAGAATTGATAGAGTTTATCTATTAGCCGAGAAAGCCACCTATAGGGGGATTCGTTTTCATAAAGCCTCTGTAAAAGCGGAATCCATTGCTTTTAATCTTAGGGAGATTCTTCTCCGAAAACCTTTTAGACTATTACATCCTTTTTTTATTGAAGGAGAGATTCTTCTTCTGACTGCTGACTTACAACAGGGCTTAAATTCTCCACTTTTGTCTCGGGGATTGGAGGAGTTAGTTTATTTGTTAGCAGAAAAAATTTTGCCTCCATCCTTCAATTCTTCTCTCTTTTTCCCTCCTATTCACTGGAAACACCTTAAAATTTTTCCCGACAAATTCCTCTTAACTGGCATCACTGGTAACAAATCTTATCTTAGCCTTACCGCTGGTGTTCGACTAAAAAACCCAAACACTCTTCTGTTTACTCCCCTAGAAATTTCAGGCATCGCCTCCACTTCTCCCCTCATTGTCGAGGATTTTGAAATCTTTCTAGGGGAAGACGTTTTTATTCAATCCCTCCATCTCAACCCCCAACATATCGTCTGTCACGGCAAAGTCAAAGTATTTATCTAACTCATTACATTCTTCTTTTTTTCCCCTTGCCAAGGGGGAGGTGGGGAGACTGCCAAAAAAATCGGGTTGCCATTAATAATTCTGGTGGTATAGAATATCATTAGGGCTGGGGATGGTAAGGCCGAGTAGGGATTGATAGTCCACCGAGTTATTTGAGAGCATATTTTAGGTTTTAAGGGAAGGGGGGGATTGGCGAAACTTGCCCCCCGCTGGAAGGGGTCTATAATGGCACTAATGGAATACAATCAAAATTGTCTATGAGCAACGGCAAAAGTTGAATGGTAGCAGAAGTATATATTAATCATCCCAATTTTGGGTTGTTATATCGTCTATGCGTGATTGACAGGAATGAGGAGTTGTATACGACTCTGTATGCCCAGCGTTTGTTTTTTAGGGTGACATCCAAGGGCAATTCTATCAGTTTTGAGCCCGTCAGTCGCAACGAAGCCCGAATGTTAATGGAAAATAGACTACGTCATCTTAAAAATAGCGGGGAATGGGAGGCTTATCAACAGGCAAACAAACTCTACCAAGCCGCTTTTCAGTAAACTCCACCACCTCCATTTTCCCTCAACAGACGAAGGAATGCCCAAGGGATGAGTATATGTGGAGTGTTTCTTCTGCCACTCGTTGCCAAGAGTATAAACTCCCCCTAAGTTTACCTAGTTGTTTTAACTTTTCCCGCAAATCCCTATCTTGAATTACCCTATAGACAGTATAGGCCATGGCCTGCCAGTCGTGGGGGGGAATATATAACGCTGCCTCCCCTGCCACTTCTGGTAAGGCAGAAATTCTTGAGGTGACAACCGGCGCGCCTAATGTCATGGCTTCTAGAATTGGCAACCCAAAACCCTCGTAAAGGGAAGGATATACAAATACCTCGGCATTGGCATAGAATACTGCTACTTCTTCTTCTGTTAAATAGCCTAGGTGTTTTATATTATTCCTATAGGGGGAGTTTTCTATCTCAGCCAAAATCTCCCTGTATTGCCATCCTTTTTTTCCTATTAACACCAGGTTATGGTTAATGGCAAATTCTTTTTTTATTAGGTTAAATGCTTTTACTAGATTTATAATATTTTTTCTCGGCTCCATTGTGCCCACAAACAGAATATATGGTTGGGCGAAGAGATGATGATATTTGCGTTTTACCTCCGCCACGTTTACGGAATCAAGGTAGTTTGAGTCATAGCGACTTGCCTCGGAGGTTACCACAACTTTTTCTTCAGGAATTTGGAAGTAATCGACTATTTCCTTCTTAGTAATCTGAGAGAAGGTTAGCACAAGGTCTGTCCATTCCAGGCATTTTTTTATCCTATTTTCATAGCTAATTCTCACTATATAATGACAATATTCAGGGTATCTAACAAAGGCTAAATCATGGATAGTTATGAGCTTTTTACCTCTTCTAAAGGGATAGACGTAATGGTCAGTTCCATGGACAACATCAAAATAATCTCCCAAATTTTCGGCAAAAAAAGCGGCATGTTTGCCCAAAAGGCTACTAACATTTACAGGGAGGGGCAAATAAAACATCTGCCCACCTTGTTGGGGGAAAGAGAGGGAAGGGGGTTTTCCTGTCAACCACTCCCGTAAAGAGGGCTGACGGTAAAGGGCAAGATGCCACTCAGGGAAACGGCTTTTTACCAAATCCCTCAGGGCCTTTATCAGAGTATGAGTGTAGTAGCCAACACCACTGAGGGGTGGTCGGACACAAGTGCAATCCACTAGAATCCTCATAGTAGGGCTTGTTTACAATTTGTGATAAAAAAAGTTGTCAAATTTGATACAGTTTTGCTATATTAAAGATGGAAAGATAAATCGTTCATCTGCGTAAAGCAGACGGAAGTAGGGAGTGGGGGACTCCCGAAGGAACGCGCCTCAATAAAAAACCCTACAATTGTATAAAAGGAGGCGAGGTATGAACGCTAAATTCAACCAAAAACAAATAGGCTTGATCGAACAACAAGCACGTCTTTTGATGGCAGACAACCGTCAACGCCGCAATAATCGTCATGCTACCATGTTGGAGAGGGCCTCTCAACAAATTGGCCTTCAGTAGTGGTCAAAAATAGTTAAAGACAAGAGACAAAAGGAATGCCCCAGTGCAGGGGAAAGGGTTAAGACTGAGGTTGTTTAGAAAAAGGAGGAGGACTATGATTACTTATCAAGCGTGGAGAGAAGCTAAGAGGACACATAGGGAAAATCTCTTAAGAATTTTAGACCGTCGTTTGGAAGTTGCCAAAGCCAAGGGCGATACTGCCTTAGTCCAACAATTGGAGGCAGAGAGAAACTATTATCTTAACGGCTAGGCCATTGTATCACAGGACGAGCACATCACACAAGACGTCTAGGGAGTAATTCCTTAGGCGTTTTTATTTTGTCTAGGGGTCTTTTTGTGGCAAAATAGCACTAAAACAGGACATTGAGGGAATACAGAAACCCATGATTAAGTCTACCACCCGTCATATTAGGATCTATGCGGCCGAGGTAAAAGATAACGAATTGGTGCCTTCCGAGCAAGTTTTGACTCTTGACGTGGATCCCGATAATGAGTTCAATTGGAATGAGGAGGCATTACAGAAAGTATATAGAAAATTCGATGAGTTGGTAGAAGACTACAGTGGGGAGGCTCTGACGGACTATAATCTACGTCGTATAGGCTCGGAATTGGAACACTTTATCCGTAGCCTTTTGTTAAAGGGGGAAATTTCTTATAATCTTAATGGCCGGGTGTTGAATTATAGCATGGGACTACCCAAGGTAGAAAGTCCAGAATCGGAGGGGAAGTATCGTTTGAGTTAGGCTAACTGTTTTTCTCCTTCTCCGGTGTCTGTGGGGAAAGGTTGCCAAGGGAGGGGGAGACCTTCCGGGAGTTAATCCAGGAGTTAAGGAGTATCATGGTGCCAGTGACTAACATCCATAATAGTCCTAGGCCGTTGAGAAGGACGTAAATGGGTTCAAAAAAACGGCCTAAATACTCCCCCTCATGGATTACCATTAAAAAGTGTACCTGCTCTCTGGACAGACCAAACCAACTCTTGCCTAAACGATAGGCAACTCCAGTAATAACCGTTACTAGTAAGGGTAGCAACACGATAGGTGCGAGGAGGGCATGCAACTGTCTGATTCTCTTGTGCCATTTACCCTTCATCTTATTCTCCTTTGTGTCTAACAGTTATAAAAGTCGCGATACCAACGCACAAATTCTGCGATACCCTCTGCCAGGGGGGTGGAGGGTTTAAAGCCTACTGCCTGATACAAGTCATCTATGTCGGCATAGGTAATAACTACATCTCCTGGTTGCATAGGGAGGAATTCCTTTTTTGCCTCTATTCCCAAACACTTTTCTAAACAGGCAACCAATTCTAACAATTCTACTGGTTGGTTATTGCCAATATTGTAAAGGCGATGGGGTGCTTTTTGTTGGGGGTTGTCGGGGGAAGGCTGGGGGATTTTATGCATAACCCTTACTACTCCCTCAATAATGTCGTCGACATAGGTAAAATCTCGTTTCATGTGGCCGTAGTTGAATATTTTAATGGGCTTGCCCTCTAGAATGTTCTTGGTAAAAATAAAATAAGCCATGTCAGGCCTTCCCCAACTGCCGTAGACGGTAAAAAATCTTAAACCGGTGGTGGGTATCTGATAGAGGTGACTATAGGTGTAAGCCATTAATTCGTTTGCCCTCTTGGTAGCGGCGTAGAGACTAATGGGATAGTCTACATTGTCTGTCACAGAGAAGGGAACTTTCTGGTTGTTGCCGTACACTGAACTAGAAGAGGCATATACTAGATGTTGTACGGGGTGGTGACGACAGGCTTCCAGGATGTTGATAAAACCTACTATATTGCTGTCAATGTAGGCATAGGGATTTTCCAGGGAATATCTAACACCGGCTTGTGCGGCGAGATGCACCACTTTACTTATGGTGTGACTGGCAAACAAATCCATTACTCCCTGACGGTTACATAAGTCTAGCTGGTGGAACTGAAAGTTGTTGTACTTTTGTAGTTCTCGCAGACGGGCCTGTTTTAGCGAAACATCATAGTAGTTGCTCATGTTATCAAGTCCGAGGACCTGAAAGCCGCATGTCAGCAGGCGTTTACTGAGATGATAGCCAATAAAGCCACTACTACCCGTAACAAGGATGGTCTCCATTATTGTATTCTAGGATATCCAAAAACTATGAGCGACGGGCATTGACACAACACCAGCCTTCTCGTTGCCAGAGGGCGGCAATGGTCCACCCGTGCTTTTCTAGTATACTGACAATCTCGTTAGACTGTTCTAGGAGGATGCCACTGAGAATTGTCCAACCGTCTGGCTTGATTATGGCTGTCATGTCTGGGATCATAGGTTTAATCACCTCGGCCAGGATATTGCAGACAATCCCATCTAACAATTCTCCCTGGGCTTTTACGTCCTCTATGCTACCCTTAATTACGACTATGTTATAAACTTGATTGAGACGGCTGTTTTCTAGGGTGGCGGAAACAGCCAGGGGGTCAGTGTCTACGGCAAAGACTTTAGATGCCCCCAGCATGCTAGCGGCTATAGACAGAATACCAGAACCACAACCAATATCGGCCACAATCTGATTGGGCTGAGTTTCATCGATGCGCATTTCCAGGGATTCCAGACATAGTTGGGTGGTGGGGTGTACTCCCGTGCCAAAGGCGAAACCAGGGTCTAACCGTATGATTATACGTTCAGATTGGCTAGGGGGTTCAATCCAAGCGGGATAGATGGAAAAACGATCGCCTACATCTAAAGGCTGCCAGTGTTGTTTCCAGCTACTAGCCCAATCTTGTTCGGGGATCAACTGCCATGCAACCACGGGGGGATTCTTGCCTGCTAGCACAAAATCTTGTTTTATCCACAGTGCTAAGGCGGCCAAGTCTAAAGAGGTGATTTCTAAATTGGGCACATAGCCTTTAATAACCCAGCCTCTTTCTTCCTTCAAAACAGCGGCTCCTTGACAGCCAAACTCTTGTAGCCGCCAGAATACCGAGTCTTCCAACTCAGGATGATAGTCTACCCTAATCTCCCACCACTTGATGTCCATAGTCCTGTAAGGGGGTAAAATGAGGGGAAGATGAGTAGGTCTTCCCCCCGGTGTATCAAAGAGTTACAGTATAGGCATCCCTTACCCCGGGCACTTTGAGAATTTCCTCTAAAACGCCTTCTGGTAGAGGGTCATCTATAGTCAATACCATTACTGCGTCACCTCTAACGATTTTACGCCCCACCTGCATGCTAGCAATGTTGACATTGAAGTTGCCCAAGAGGGTGCCGATTTTGCCTATAATGCCGGGCATGTCTCGGTGAAGTGTAAACAACATGTAGTTATTAGGCGCTACGTTTACGGGGAACTTATCTAGACTGATAATGCGCATTTCGCCGTCATTGAGAAGGGCGCCACTGACGGAATGAGTGCCTTTGCTACCAGTAGCCTCCAGATAGATGGAATTGCTGTAGTCTTTGACGGTGGTGTCTCTAGTTTCAATGACATGAATGCCTCTTTCCTTGGCTTCGATGGCGGCGTTGACGTAGTTTACTCTTTCCCTTAGGGCTTTTGACAGCAGGCCCTTGATAGCGGCAATTACCAGGGGGCGACTGTTATTACCTTCTGCCAATTCTCCTTGGAGGGTTATCCTAAAGGTGTCTACCCTTTCCCCTGCCAATTGCCCCACCAAATCTCCCAATACCTCTGCCAGCCGCATATATGGTCGTAGTTTTTCCATAACATCTGGGCCTAGGCCGGGGATATTGACTGCACTACGAGCTGGTAGTCCAAGTAATACATCCCTAATCTGTTCGGCTACGTCTATGGCCACATTCAACTGTGCCTCAGCGGTAGAGGCGCCCAGGTGAGGGGTAAGAATGACGTTACTGCCGAGGGTTTTTAAGGGGGAATCGCCCAAAGGCTCTTGGGCAAAGACGTCCAGGGCGGCCCCGGCGATCCTCCCACTTTTTAGGGCTTCATACAGGGCCTCTTCGTCTATAATGCCCCCACGGGCACAGTTGATGATCCGCACCGTGGGTTTCATTTTGGCGATGGTTTCCCTATTTATCAAATTAGTGGTTTCTGGGGTTTTAGGCACGTGGAGTGTAATATAGTCTGCCTCAGATAGCAATACATCCAGGTCCACTAGGGTACAACCTAGTTGATTAGCCCTTTCTTGGGATATGTAGGGATCATAGGCGAGGATTTTCATTCCCATGGCCTTTGCCACTGTTGCCACATGGGAGCCAATTTTCCCCAAACCTATAACACCAAGAGTTTTCTTATATACTTCAGTGCCTATAAAACTCTTGCGGTCCCACTTGCCTTGTTTTAGGGAATAATTAGCATCGGGGATGTAGCGGGAAAGAGCCAACATCATTGCCAGGGTGTGTTCAGCAGCGGCGATGGTATTGCCTTCAGGGGAGTTTACCACAATAATGCCTTTGCGGGTGGCACTAGCTACGTCTATGTTATCAACGCCCACTCCCGCACGTCCGATGACTTTCAGGTTGGTTGCTGCTTCGATCACCTCCGCCGTTACCTGGGTGCCCGAGCGGATCATTAAGGCGTCGTAACCTGCTATAATACCTGCCAATTCCTTGGGCGACAAACCTGTTTTTACGTCTACTTGTGCCACCTGGGATAGGATTTTTATCCCCGCTTCGTCTATGGGATCTGACACTAATACTTTTGCCATACTACTATTCTGTTATCTTTTCTGTCATTTAACCGGGGCGACAAACTATTTCGATTGTGCATCGCTCACGCCACCAATATTATTATTATCCAGCCGTTTCTCAAAATCAATGGTTATAATAGAGGTATTTTCCTTTTTTCCCCATCATAGCACCTGTCCTCTATGAAGTGGAGCCGGTTTCCTTTTTGTTGCTTTGTCTTTTTTCTTCTGATTTTCTCTTCTGGTATGCCTCTTTTGGCTCAAAATAGACAGTCTAAAAACCCTCTTACTAGTGAGTTCAAAAGTGAATTAATTCCTATTATTGAAAGGCCTCTTACTCCCCTTGAACAGAGGAGAATTAGGGAAAGGATTGAGTTGTTAGAGAAACAGGCCGAAGAGGCCCTCATGGCTGGAAATGATGATTTAGCTTTCTCCCTCTGGTATGAGGCTATTAATTTGAGTGGGTATTTGGGGGTGGAATCTGAGTTAAAACTGATTGCTAGGGTAGGGGAGAGGGCTTGGGCGAAAAACAGAATTCAGGACGTAAAATTTATCACAGAAAGACTCACCATTATCGAGAGGAATAATGACATTGATAATCTGGATTTCCTCAACCTTCTGAAGAATGCTTATGTTTCTATTCACGACTTGGACAAACTGGTCGAACTCAACCTAAAAACCTTAGACATGGCCAGAAGTAAAAATGACTCATCTCTGGAAAAATTGAGTTTAGAAAATCTTGGGGAGTTATATTTGGCGAAATTTGATTACTACCGGGCAGAACCGATTTATGAGAGACTATTACAGATTGCCCGTCAGGAGGGAGACTATCTTCAGGAGGGAATTTATCTAAGAAAATTAGCAGAAATAAGTCAGGCTTTAGTAAATCCAGAAAATTCAGTCTTATACAAGGAAGAACTGTTTAAAAAAGCCATAGAAAACCCATCCTTCAGTAAAAATATCTCCTATCTCCCCATGCTCAAAATCTCCCTCGGTGATGACTATAAACAGTTAAATCAACCCCAGTTGGCAGGGGAATCCTACCAAGAGGCTTTTAAGATGGCTTGGGAAAAACAACTGTATTCCATCGCTGCTGATGCCCTCAGGAAACTTGGACAATTGTACCACCAATATCAACGGCCAGACGTGGCTTTGGAAATATACCAGGAGTTGGTAAAAGTCGAACAACTTTCCTACAATCTCTATGGCTTAATGAACGCCTATGACTATATTGCCACAATTTACCTCCAAAAACAGCAAGTAAATAGGGCGCGGGAATACTGGCAAAAGGCTTTAGAAGTCGCCCGTAATCTCCGCTACCAGGAAGAATATTTTCTTGAGAAAATTAACAGTCTAAAGAGTAAATAAAACCCCCGGTGAAGAAATGTAAAAATAAAACTAAATTTTATTAAGAAACACCAGGGGAATTTTTTTTTTTCTATAATGGGAATTAGAGAGCTTGAAGGGCTCGTCTGAGCCAGTGTGGATGAAATTGAAAAAAAAAAGGAGGTGTTCGTCATGAAAATCATGAAAATGTTAGAAGCCATAACCAGATATTTGACGGAAGGATTTGCCCGCATTTTTAGTCCACCAGAAGAAAATTCACCCCCAGAAATAGGGGTACAACCCTTTGATTGTGCGCCCTATCGGGAAAAATCTTCCGCCCACTCCTAGGAATGCTAAGGTATTATTTTAGTTGGGAGGAGGACTAGTGTCTGGGAAGTGCATTATCCCCCGTGAGAAAGGGATGGGGAGGCGGGGAGACTGCCGTTGTACCTCACGGGGGCCTATTTATTCTGATTGAGGAAGAAAACGGGGCGGGAGTCGGGTTCTACTTTGTAGCTATTTTTTTCTATAATTTTACGAGCCAGTTTGGGGTCGAAGGTTTCCGCAAATTCTTCTTCTAGTTTTTCCACCCGGGGTTTGATGAGGGCAATTTCTGCCTCTATTTCTCTCAGTCTTGCTTGTTGTGTCAGGTGGTAGGGCAGCATTTGTTTGATACTCAACCCGGCAACAAGGGTAATGGTTACATTGACGGCGATTTTCAAGGCCGTTTCGATGGCTTTTTGGGTGTGAAGACGTTTTTCCTCTCTTTCTTTTTGTTTGCGGAGACGTTGGAGGCGGAGGTATTCCTGGTGTTTTTCCTTCCTCAGCCTAGCCCTATATAAATACAAGTCAGAGTTCATGATTTTGCTGCTATTTATTTGGGTTTAATTTTATACCTATAGTTTCCTATTTTCGGCGCTAATAACCGCCTGTCTAAAACCTAACACTACCAGGATATTAGACAGGGTGAGAAAAAATTCGGCACTACCATGCAACCAGTCTACATTGGCAAGGGAGGCGTGGTAGTGGCTTTCCGCATAAAACCCTGCCGGGATGGTAACGACTACAAACAACAAGAGAAAATAAAAACCAATCAGGGCGAGTTTTGGTGTCTTCCCTGACTTGGTTAAAAGCCATAAGAATACTAGATAGGGAAACAGGGAAAGGGCAAATAAATTCTTTTCCTGGAAAAAGTAGAGGATAAATTCTTTCATTTTTGTCTTTTATCTCTGGTTATGTTAAATATTTTTGCAGAAAGTAAAGAAAAACTGGGAATATGGGAGATAATGTGAAGATTGCTTAATATTTTGCCAGAAAGGGGACTCAATGGGGATTAAGATGGAATAGAGGGTATTTTTATCTGAATCGAGACATTACAATGGAACACACCTACTATAAGGTCAGACTGATAAATGAACAAAGAGGAATAGACAATGTGATAGAAGTGAGAGATGATGAGTACATATTAGATGCAGCAGAAAGACAGGGGTTTAATTTGCCCTACTCTTGTCGTGCAGGGGTGTGCATAACCTGTACTGCTAGAATTATTCAGGGAACCGTAAAACACGACTACGACTTTTTAAAGCCAAAGGAGATAGAGGCGGGTTTCTTTTTAACCTGTAAGGCGTATGCCACCTCTGATTTGACAATCAAAACCCATCAGGAGGATGCCCTGTTGGATTTGTAGGAGTGGGAGAAGGGGTAGTTAACACTAAAGAATCTTCTGGAGAGAAAACCTCATCCGCCTGGTAGTTAGTCCATTCCCTTAGTATCTCCCGATAGGTTTCTGGGGATAGCCGCATTTGTTGATAATATCCCTTGGCTTCTCTCTGTCTTTGAGCCTCAAATAGGATAACGGCAGCCGCTACAGAAACATTCAAAGACTGTGTCATCCCCATCATGGGGATGTGGATGTGTTTGTCTGCCAAAGACATGGCTTCAGGACTTACACCATCCCTCTCTGCCCCTACTATAATGGCACAGGGGACAGTATAATCCACAGTCCGATAAGAAACAGTATTCTCCCCTACATGGGCGGCATAAATACTATAACCTTTCTGTTTAAGCCCTAGAATAAGCTGTTTTATGTCTTGATGATAGGTCAGTTTTACCCACTTTTCCGCCCCAAGAGAAACACTGTGTGCTACAAATTCTTTTTGTGGTTCGGAATGCACCCAATGTACTTCCATTATCCCCACCGCCTCACAACTGCGAATAATGGCGGAAAGATTACGGGAGTTGTTAACATGGTCGGCAATGAGAGTCAAATCTGGTTGTCTTCTGGCTAATACGCTTTTGATTCTCTCCAGTCTTCGTTTTTCCACTATCTTCTTGCCAACAACAGTTTGTACCTCTAGTTACTGTTATAACCAATTCCCCATCCTGTCAGGAAGATAACATAATGTCAGTGGTATACTAGTTTAACCCGTAGGGTGTAAGTAAAATTGAAGGGATGTGGTTAATGGGGAAAAATATCATCTTATCTTCACTAGCCTTGAGTTTACTGTTTTCCCCTACCTCTGTCGCCGCTGGGGAGAATAACCTTATTAGCTACAACAAAAACCTACTACTTGCGCAGACTAGAAGGGAAAAAGGCCTTTCTGAAAAAGAAATCCAAGAAATGACGCGGGAGTTACAAGCCTTGGTCCACCGGGTGGAGGCTACTCTGATTACAGTGGAAGCCAAAAATAGTGAGTATTCTGGCAGCAACTCTATGAGGGAAATAGCTGAAGAGATAGTACAATCCCGTAAAGGCAAT
This window harbors:
- a CDS encoding tetratricopeptide repeat-containing protein, with protein sequence MKWSRFPFCCFVFFLLIFSSGMPLLAQNRQSKNPLTSEFKSELIPIIERPLTPLEQRRIRERIELLEKQAEEALMAGNDDLAFSLWYEAINLSGYLGVESELKLIARVGERAWAKNRIQDVKFITERLTIIERNNDIDNLDFLNLLKNAYVSIHDLDKLVELNLKTLDMARSKNDSSLEKLSLENLGELYLAKFDYYRAEPIYERLLQIARQEGDYLQEGIYLRKLAEISQALVNPENSVLYKEELFKKAIENPSFSKNISYLPMLKISLGDDYKQLNQPQLAGESYQEAFKMAWEKQLYSIAADALRKLGQLYHQYQRPDVALEIYQELVKVEQLSYNLYGLMNAYDYIATIYLQKQQVNRAREYWQKALEVARNLRYQEEYFLEKINSLKSK
- a CDS encoding DUF3593 domain-containing protein translates to MKEFILYFFQEKNLFALSLFPYLVFLWLLTKSGKTPKLALIGFYFLLLFVVVTIPAGFYAESHYHASLANVDWLHGSAEFFLTLSNILVVLGFRQAVISAENRKL
- a CDS encoding 2Fe-2S iron-sulfur cluster binding domain-containing protein; its protein translation is MEHTYYKVRLINEQRGIDNVIEVRDDEYILDAAERQGFNLPYSCRAGVCITCTARIIQGTVKHDYDFLKPKEIEAGFFLTCKAYATSDLTIKTHQEDALLDL
- a CDS encoding tRNA (guanine-N2)-dimethyltransferase, which codes for MEKRRLERIKSVLARRQPDLTLIADHVNNSRNLSAIIRSCEAVGIMEVHWVHSEPQKEFVAHSVSLGAEKWVKLTYHQDIKQLILGLKQKGYSIYAAHVGENTVSYRTVDYTVPCAIIVGAERDGVSPEAMSLADKHIHIPMMGMTQSLNVSVAAAVILFEAQRQREAKGYYQQMRLSPETYREILREWTNYQADEVFSPEDSLVLTTPSPTPTNPTGHPPDGF